One Bacteroidota bacterium genomic region harbors:
- the rsgA gene encoding ribosome small subunit-dependent GTPase A, producing the protein MCASTQHERTGKVVVSHGAWYEVDLGEAGRVRARIRGRFRIGDRTEIHPVVVGDEVRVRLEPDGTGLILERLPRRNQLVRRAAGGQNLAQVLVANVDLAICVQSVHQPRFNPGFLDRFLVAAESYGIPGALCVNKIDLAQKRDWRWLEPLLRVYAALGYPVVRTSAHTGEGLAELRALLSGRVCVFSGPSGVGKSSLLNALQPGLKLRVGEVSPATEKGRHTTTFVALYRLDLGGYVVDTPGLREFGLWNISPEELGHYFPEMRSLLGACRFHNCTHAHEPGCAVREAVARGAIAPWRYESYLAMLATLEEAES; encoded by the coding sequence ATGTGCGCCTCGACGCAACATGAACGCACCGGGAAAGTCGTCGTCTCGCACGGAGCCTGGTATGAAGTCGATCTAGGCGAAGCAGGACGCGTACGCGCGCGCATTCGGGGTCGGTTTCGGATCGGGGACCGAACCGAGATCCACCCCGTTGTTGTGGGCGATGAAGTGCGGGTGCGCCTGGAACCTGACGGCACAGGCCTGATCTTGGAGCGGCTGCCCCGACGCAATCAGCTCGTTCGGCGCGCGGCAGGGGGGCAGAACTTGGCCCAGGTGTTGGTGGCCAACGTGGACCTGGCCATCTGCGTTCAATCCGTTCACCAGCCGCGCTTTAACCCGGGCTTCCTGGATCGGTTCCTCGTAGCGGCCGAGTCTTATGGCATCCCCGGTGCGCTGTGCGTGAACAAAATCGACTTGGCGCAGAAGCGCGACTGGCGCTGGCTAGAGCCTTTGTTGCGCGTTTACGCGGCGCTAGGCTATCCGGTCGTGCGCACAAGCGCCCACACAGGCGAAGGGCTTGCGGAGCTGCGCGCGCTGCTGAGCGGGCGCGTCTGCGTCTTTTCTGGCCCCTCCGGGGTCGGCAAATCCTCGCTGCTTAACGCCCTTCAGCCCGGCCTGAAACTGCGCGTAGGCGAGGTGAGTCCGGCCACAGAAAAGGGCCGGCATACGACGACGTTTGTCGCCCTGTACCGGTTGGATTTGGGAGGCTACGTGGTCGACACCCCGGGGCTGCGGGAGTTTGGACTGTGGAACATCTCCCCAGAGGAGCTGGGACATTATTTTCCGGAAATGCGCTCCCTGTTAGGGGCCTGCCGGTTTCACAACTGCACGCACGCGCACGAACCAGGCTGCGCTGTTCGGGAGGCCGTCGCCAGGGGCGCAATCGCCCCTTGGCGTTACGAAAGCTACCTGGCCATGCTGGCTACGCTGGAGGAGGCCGAAAGTTAA
- a CDS encoding RNA methyltransferase — MTELLGPRSARIRAYAALKKRAERERQGRMLVEGPRLIARALEAGLLPEAILAHPDLDPESQKLLAWAPGPVLWVSKRALERVSTREHPARLIGVFPLPDRRLESAGLSERPLVLVLFGLEKPGNLGAILRSADATGVDAVLVVGGTDLYSPQVIHNSTGVVFRLPVYPASEQEALDWIRLRGLTLVAASPRAERLYWDFDWRPPVALALGAEHEGLPERWMRQAQVRLRIPMRGLADSLNVSVAAALLLYEALRQRLNP; from the coding sequence ATGACGGAGCTGCTTGGACCCCGAAGCGCGCGCATCCGGGCCTATGCCGCCTTAAAAAAGCGCGCCGAGCGCGAACGACAAGGTCGCATGCTTGTAGAGGGCCCGCGCCTGATAGCCCGGGCCCTGGAGGCGGGACTGCTACCCGAGGCAATCCTGGCGCATCCGGACCTGGACCCCGAATCCCAGAAGCTGCTGGCTTGGGCTCCGGGACCCGTGTTGTGGGTTTCGAAGCGGGCCCTGGAGCGCGTCTCCACACGGGAACACCCGGCCCGTTTGATCGGGGTCTTCCCCTTGCCGGATCGTAGGCTTGAAAGCGCAGGCCTTTCCGAACGGCCGCTAGTGCTCGTGCTTTTCGGGTTGGAAAAACCCGGAAATCTGGGCGCGATTCTGCGCAGCGCCGACGCCACAGGCGTAGACGCTGTGCTTGTCGTGGGTGGAACGGATCTATATAGCCCCCAGGTGATTCACAACAGCACGGGGGTGGTTTTTCGGCTTCCCGTTTATCCCGCCTCGGAGCAAGAGGCTCTAGACTGGATCCGGCTCCGCGGGCTTACCCTGGTTGCGGCCTCTCCGAGGGCGGAGCGGCTGTATTGGGATTTCGACTGGCGTCCGCCCGTGGCGTTGGCCTTGGGAGCCGAACACGAGGGGCTTCCGGAACGCTGGATGCGCCAGGCTCAGGTGCGCTTGCGCATCCCGATGCGAGGCTTGGCCGACAGCCTAAATGTGTCCGTGGCCGCGGCCCTTCTGCTTTACGAGGCCCTGCGCCAGCGGCTTAACCCCTAA
- a CDS encoding SRPBCC family protein encodes MARRSLAGATPQAALYRLYRQQRIPRPIEEVFPFFERPENLSLITPPDLGFVLLTPSPVPMHLGALIDYRIRLLGLPVRWTTYIAAYDPPYRFVDVQLRGPYSFWHHTHRFSQEGSDTLMTDEVLYQVPFGPLGKILHALWIRRALARIFDYRQARIQELFSPSQVALAWPAQQAP; translated from the coding sequence ATGGCTCGGCGCAGCTTAGCGGGTGCAACACCACAAGCCGCCCTATACCGCCTGTATCGGCAGCAGCGCATTCCGCGCCCGATAGAAGAGGTCTTTCCCTTCTTTGAGCGGCCCGAGAATTTGTCCCTCATCACCCCACCCGATTTGGGCTTTGTGCTGCTCACCCCCTCGCCGGTTCCTATGCATCTGGGAGCGCTTATCGACTATCGGATTCGGCTCCTGGGCCTGCCTGTGCGCTGGACAACCTATATTGCTGCCTACGATCCCCCGTATCGGTTTGTAGACGTGCAGCTGCGCGGCCCCTATAGCTTCTGGCACCACACGCATCGGTTTAGCCAAGAGGGCTCCGATACGCTCATGACCGACGAGGTCTTGTATCAGGTGCCTTTTGGCCCCCTGGGTAAGATTCTGCATGCGCTTTGGATCCGGCGCGCCTTAGCGCGCATCTTCGATTACCGCCAAGCGCGAATTCAGGAGCTCTTCAGCCCAAGCCAGGTCGCTCTGGCTTGGCCGGCCCAGCAAGCCCCATAG
- the gpmA gene encoding 2,3-diphosphoglycerate-dependent phosphoglycerate mutase encodes MPRTLILLRHGQSQWNLENRFTGWVDVDLSEEGRREALRAAELLRQAGLDFELAFTSVLKRAIRTLWIVLDALDRMWVPVHRSWRLNERHYGALQGLDKSETAVRYGEEQVRLWRRGYGVRPPELAWDDPRHPRFDPRYAHLDPKVLPAAESLHDTLERVLPYWHDHLVPVLRAGYRALVVAHGNSLRALVKYLEGLSESEVMELNIPTGFPLVYELDERSLRPVGRRYLGDPEEVRRAAEAVAAQGRAR; translated from the coding sequence ATGCCCCGGACGCTCATTTTGCTGCGACACGGACAGAGCCAGTGGAACCTCGAAAACCGCTTTACGGGCTGGGTCGATGTGGATCTTTCCGAGGAGGGAAGACGGGAGGCGCTGCGCGCGGCCGAGCTGCTGCGCCAGGCCGGGCTGGATTTCGAGCTCGCCTTCACCTCTGTGCTCAAACGGGCCATCCGCACGCTCTGGATCGTCTTAGACGCCCTAGATCGGATGTGGGTGCCCGTGCACCGCTCATGGCGTTTAAACGAACGCCACTATGGGGCGCTACAGGGCCTAGACAAGAGCGAAACCGCCGTCCGATACGGGGAGGAGCAGGTTAGGCTCTGGCGCCGCGGCTACGGGGTGCGGCCTCCGGAGCTCGCCTGGGATGATCCGCGGCATCCGCGCTTCGACCCCCGCTACGCTCATTTGGATCCTAAGGTGCTCCCGGCCGCCGAGTCGCTGCACGATACACTGGAGCGGGTCCTGCCGTATTGGCACGATCATCTGGTCCCCGTTCTGCGCGCCGGATACCGGGCCCTCGTGGTGGCCCATGGCAACAGCCTCCGAGCCCTGGTGAAGTACCTGGAGGGGCTATCGGAGTCGGAGGTCATGGAGCTGAACATCCCCACCGGCTTTCCGCTCGTCTATGAGCTTGACGAGCGGAGCCTGCGGCCGGTCGGCCGCCGGTACCTGGGCGATCCCGAGGAGGTCCGCCGAGCCGCCGAGGCCGTGGCCGCTCAAGGGCGGGCCCGATAA
- a CDS encoding regulatory protein GemA yields the protein MAKLRHRSRRNRLLALLHVARRELGWTEAQYRNWLEAQTGRRSAAQCTEEELERALYALRAWGWPIGPILSPQARLIRGLWARLHRLGGVRNPSLRALRRFVRRMTGKPDETCLDTREANRVIEALKAWKERLRTSQAEGD from the coding sequence ATGGCCAAGCTTCGACATCGGAGCCGCAGAAACCGCCTACTTGCCCTCTTGCACGTAGCACGGCGCGAACTAGGCTGGACCGAAGCGCAGTATCGGAACTGGCTAGAGGCCCAAACGGGACGGCGATCCGCCGCCCAGTGCACAGAGGAGGAACTTGAGCGAGCCCTCTACGCCCTACGCGCATGGGGTTGGCCTATAGGGCCGATCCTGAGCCCACAGGCGCGGCTTATTCGGGGTCTATGGGCCCGGCTGCATCGGCTAGGCGGGGTGCGCAATCCGTCTTTGCGGGCGCTGCGCCGCTTTGTACGGCGTATGACCGGAAAGCCCGATGAGACGTGCCTGGATACGCGCGAGGCCAATCGGGTAATCGAAGCCCTCAAGGCCTGGAAAGAACGCCTACGGACATCCCAGGCGGAAGGAGACTAA
- a CDS encoding serine hydrolase, whose amino-acid sequence MKRLLVAVFVFVAPLQGAQAQRRAELPPGLDAYVERLMRTFEVPGLALAIVKDGRVLLAKGYGVRTVGRTEPVDAQTRFGIASNSKAFTAVALGMLVEEGKLEWDRPVVEYLPWFQLADPYITRQLTVRDLLVHQSGLGLGAGDLLWWPPTTYTRKEIVRRLRQLPIAHPLRYRYAYNNNLYIVAGELIEAVSGQTWEEFVGRRILDRLGMRNSDPRLSAAAQPGNVATPHAPVEGRLRPVRPYTHDAANPAGGINSCAEDMARWMIALLDSGRLADGSRLFSPRLAHALWTIVTPMPIPERMEAELEPLRMQFNGYGLGFQVRDYRGRKLATHTGGLPGYLSRVALVPELKLGVAVLTNQESGAAFNALTWWVLDYYLGVRPAYDWIEAYRRLQERTQRELAQTEARILAQRDSTRGPSLPLERYAGRYRDAWYGDVEITYAEGRLRIRFLPTESLQGELRHWQYDTFWVRWDDRELRADAFLTFWLSPDGSIAEARLRPVSPATDFSFDFQDLRLVPVPHSR is encoded by the coding sequence ATGAAGCGTCTGCTAGTTGCCGTTTTTGTGTTCGTTGCGCCCCTACAGGGGGCGCAGGCGCAGCGCCGTGCAGAGCTGCCGCCGGGGCTAGATGCGTACGTAGAGCGCCTCATGCGCACCTTCGAGGTGCCGGGTCTGGCGCTGGCGATCGTCAAGGACGGCCGGGTTTTGCTCGCTAAGGGCTATGGGGTGCGCACCGTGGGCCGAACGGAGCCCGTGGACGCGCAGACTCGATTCGGCATCGCCTCGAATTCAAAGGCCTTCACCGCCGTGGCCTTGGGGATGCTGGTGGAGGAGGGCAAGCTCGAATGGGATCGGCCGGTGGTCGAGTATCTGCCCTGGTTTCAGCTGGCCGATCCCTACATCACGCGCCAGCTTACGGTGCGGGACCTGTTGGTGCACCAATCCGGGTTGGGGCTCGGGGCCGGCGATCTGCTCTGGTGGCCGCCCACGACGTATACACGGAAGGAGATCGTGCGCCGCCTGCGGCAGCTGCCGATCGCGCATCCGCTGCGCTATCGATACGCCTACAACAACAACCTGTACATCGTGGCCGGAGAGCTTATAGAGGCCGTCTCAGGCCAGACGTGGGAGGAGTTCGTGGGACGGCGCATCTTGGATCGGTTGGGTATGCGCAACTCCGATCCCCGTCTGTCTGCGGCGGCGCAGCCAGGCAACGTGGCCACGCCGCATGCGCCCGTAGAGGGGCGCCTGCGGCCCGTTCGGCCCTACACGCACGATGCGGCCAATCCGGCCGGGGGTATCAACTCCTGCGCTGAGGACATGGCCCGCTGGATGATCGCGCTGCTCGACTCCGGTCGTCTGGCCGATGGGTCGCGGTTGTTTAGTCCGCGCCTGGCGCATGCGCTGTGGACGATCGTCACCCCCATGCCGATTCCGGAGCGCATGGAGGCGGAGCTGGAGCCCCTGCGCATGCAGTTTAACGGCTACGGGCTTGGTTTTCAGGTGCGCGACTATCGAGGCCGAAAGCTGGCCACGCACACGGGAGGGCTTCCGGGCTATCTTTCGCGCGTGGCCTTGGTGCCGGAGCTCAAGCTCGGGGTGGCGGTGCTGACGAATCAAGAATCCGGCGCTGCTTTCAACGCGTTGACCTGGTGGGTGTTGGACTATTACTTGGGCGTTCGCCCCGCCTACGACTGGATCGAGGCCTACCGCCGCCTGCAAGAACGGACGCAGCGGGAGCTAGCCCAAACCGAGGCCCGGATCTTGGCCCAGCGCGACAGCACCCGAGGTCCGTCGCTGCCTCTGGAGCGCTATGCAGGCCGCTATCGAGACGCCTGGTACGGGGACGTGGAGATCACTTACGCAGAGGGCCGGCTGCGGATTCGGTTTCTGCCCACCGAAAGCTTACAGGGGGAGCTGCGGCACTGGCAATACGACACCTTCTGGGTGCGCTGGGATGATCGGGAGCTGCGGGCCGATGCCTTCCTGACGTTCTGGCTTAGCCCCGACGGCTCAATCGCCGAAGCGCGCTTGCGTCCGGTGTCGCCGGCTACGGACTTTAGCTTCGATTTTCAGGACCTTCGCCTGGTGCCTGTGCCGCATAGCCGCTAG
- a CDS encoding S9 family peptidase, whose amino-acid sequence MKRLALVALWAWWPAGLLAQSALSWTPELVLRFRAVSDVAMSPDGDLVAYVVREALTEGEKSEYLSHIWVASRLEGWSRQYTRGDKSCTAPAFSPDGRYLAFLSTRSGRNQIWLLPMHGGEAEQLTDVETGVTGFRWAPDGRSLAFLAPDPETPEERQRKREKRDAYVLDGDFKYQHLYRVPVEPNAQGKRPIRRLTRGAFHVVSFDWTPDGRRIVFAHQPDPRLNTGLVEVDLSWVPADSGSVTALVRRPGVDTNPKVSPDGRWVAFTSHGGQPERIGLADVWVVPLEGGQPRKLADTPDRNATLLGWSADGRYVFVEENVRVDRHVLRLPADGRAPEFLTRGPGVYGQAAFDRNTRWMAFTYENSDTPVEVYTSAVERFAPQRLSRLNVDVPLPPMGRTEVLRWRSFDGLEIEGLLIYPVDYQPGRRYPLILNVHGGPAGVFSRTFTGRAGIYLLQYFAQHGYALLLPNPRGSTGYGKDFRYANVRDWGYGDFEDLMSGVDEVIRRGVAHPDSLAIMGWSYGGYMTAFAVTRTSRFKAASMGAGLSNLISMVTTTDIPDYLVAHMGAEFWEDYATYAKHSAIYQIQNVRTPTQIIHGENDRRVPFSQGLEMYVALKRRNVPTEMVVLPRTPHGPTEPKLLLQVSGFILDWFERHLRGRARVVGNG is encoded by the coding sequence ATGAAGCGGCTCGCTCTAGTTGCCTTATGGGCTTGGTGGCCAGCTGGGCTTTTGGCGCAGTCGGCCTTGAGCTGGACCCCGGAGCTAGTCCTGCGCTTCCGCGCCGTTTCGGATGTGGCCATGTCCCCGGATGGCGATCTAGTGGCCTACGTGGTCCGAGAGGCCCTTACGGAAGGCGAAAAGTCCGAGTACCTAAGCCACATTTGGGTCGCTTCGCGCCTAGAGGGCTGGAGCCGCCAATACACGCGGGGTGATAAGTCCTGCACCGCCCCCGCCTTCTCCCCCGACGGCCGATATTTGGCCTTCTTAAGCACCCGGTCGGGCCGTAACCAGATCTGGCTTCTGCCCATGCACGGCGGGGAAGCCGAACAGCTCACAGACGTCGAAACCGGCGTAACCGGCTTCCGCTGGGCCCCAGATGGACGTAGCCTGGCCTTTTTGGCCCCAGACCCAGAAACGCCCGAAGAACGGCAGCGCAAACGCGAAAAGCGCGACGCCTACGTGCTGGACGGGGACTTTAAATACCAACACCTGTATCGGGTCCCCGTGGAGCCAAACGCCCAGGGCAAGCGGCCCATACGCAGGCTCACGCGCGGGGCCTTTCACGTGGTGAGCTTTGACTGGACCCCCGACGGGCGCCGCATCGTGTTTGCCCATCAGCCCGATCCGCGCCTAAACACGGGACTTGTGGAGGTGGATCTTTCCTGGGTGCCGGCCGATAGCGGCTCCGTTACGGCCCTTGTGCGCCGTCCGGGCGTGGACACCAACCCCAAAGTCTCTCCAGACGGCCGATGGGTGGCCTTCACGTCCCACGGCGGCCAACCTGAACGCATCGGGCTTGCGGACGTCTGGGTCGTGCCCCTAGAAGGGGGGCAGCCCCGCAAACTGGCCGACACGCCGGATCGCAACGCGACGCTGCTGGGCTGGTCGGCAGACGGCCGGTATGTGTTCGTGGAGGAAAACGTGCGCGTGGACCGACACGTGCTCCGCCTGCCCGCAGATGGCCGCGCTCCGGAGTTTCTTACGCGGGGCCCGGGCGTGTACGGCCAAGCGGCCTTCGATCGGAACACGCGTTGGATGGCCTTCACCTACGAAAACTCCGACACCCCGGTTGAAGTCTACACGAGCGCCGTAGAGCGTTTCGCTCCGCAGCGCCTGTCGCGGCTCAACGTGGACGTTCCTCTGCCCCCTATGGGGCGCACGGAGGTCCTGCGCTGGCGCTCCTTCGACGGGCTGGAGATCGAAGGCCTGCTCATCTACCCAGTGGACTATCAACCGGGGCGACGTTATCCGCTTATCCTCAACGTGCACGGCGGCCCAGCCGGGGTCTTCAGCCGCACCTTCACGGGCCGAGCCGGGATTTACCTGCTGCAGTACTTCGCCCAACACGGCTACGCGCTGCTATTGCCCAACCCGCGAGGGTCGACCGGATACGGCAAGGATTTCCGCTACGCCAACGTACGGGACTGGGGCTATGGGGATTTCGAGGACCTTATGAGCGGCGTCGACGAGGTCATCCGCCGCGGCGTCGCGCACCCGGACAGCCTGGCGATCATGGGCTGGAGTTACGGGGGCTACATGACGGCCTTCGCTGTTACGCGCACCTCGCGCTTCAAGGCCGCCAGCATGGGGGCCGGCCTGTCGAACCTGATCAGCATGGTCACCACCACCGACATCCCGGATTATCTGGTAGCCCACATGGGGGCGGAGTTCTGGGAGGACTACGCCACCTACGCCAAGCATTCGGCCATCTACCAAATCCAGAACGTACGCACGCCCACGCAGATCATCCACGGGGAAAACGACCGACGCGTGCCCTTCTCGCAGGGCCTGGAGATGTACGTGGCTCTAAAACGCCGCAACGTGCCCACGGAGATGGTCGTGCTTCCCCGCACGCCGCATGGGCCCACCGAGCCCAAACTGCTCCTACAAGTCTCCGGCTTCATCCTGGACTGGTTTGAGCGGCACCTGCGGGGACGAGCCCGCGTAGTCGGCAACGGCTAG
- a CDS encoding TonB-dependent receptor: MTGLWVIAFLQAAAAADTVLPRVELEAITVTATRSREALLNVPAAVRVVELSDGVAIRGYGLEEVLSGIPGVWVGTRSGNHDIRLVIRGFGARGAGERSNAGTSRGVRILLNGFPETEPDGRTAFDFIDLIGAQAVEVIRSNASALWGNASGGLVAVDIVPPMGTNRLILQAQTGSYGFRRLAGYGGAAIGSAQYYLQAGLIDWPGWREHSESHRWLVHTGLIGYIGRGSRLGVHLSGTRNRFRIPGPLSWEEFHTEPQKAFPVYLQRQERRDNKLFRIGSSLEHQSGPHRIEASAFATTKVLQRSERNTFRDFNRYYLGGSLLYRFEHELGSARRSRWQLGGDAAYQDGAILFYSLVNGQRGTQLRTNKREGAGNFGLFAQHELDLLPGVQLSWGARYDWIPYYGEDFLSARRDRRIYRQMSPKFSLLWRYDRLGSIYANMGGGLEVPAGNEVDPPPELASQYLLNPNLRPMRSTSYEVGTRQGFLPQSGLLRWVSYEATGYWIEVRDELVPFNNGAFFTGTAASRRIGLELQAALEAHLGLRLEGSLTLGRYRYTRYELDPRYGRFTNLAPGDYRGNRIAGVPERYFFAKAEYRLGRTVPISAGLLLRGFASYWADDGNRWRVPGTAVWDARLRLGPMRVGHPWMALEGFVAVTNLANTRYAASVFVNPDIVNGRPVYLEPGLPRQFTLGLSMRLEP; the protein is encoded by the coding sequence ATGACGGGCCTGTGGGTCATAGCCTTCTTACAAGCTGCGGCCGCGGCGGACACGGTTCTACCTCGGGTGGAACTGGAGGCGATCACCGTGACGGCGACCCGCAGCCGGGAGGCGTTGCTGAACGTCCCGGCTGCGGTGCGCGTGGTGGAGCTAAGCGACGGCGTCGCCATCCGGGGATACGGGCTAGAGGAAGTGCTCTCGGGCATCCCCGGCGTGTGGGTGGGCACGCGCTCCGGCAACCACGACATTCGGCTCGTAATCCGCGGCTTCGGGGCCCGGGGGGCTGGGGAACGCTCCAATGCAGGCACAAGCCGCGGGGTGCGCATCCTGCTCAACGGCTTTCCCGAAACAGAGCCCGATGGCCGAACGGCCTTCGACTTTATCGATCTCATCGGGGCGCAGGCCGTGGAGGTGATCCGATCCAACGCTTCAGCTCTGTGGGGCAACGCCTCCGGGGGGTTGGTGGCCGTCGACATCGTGCCCCCCATGGGCACAAACCGGCTCATCTTGCAAGCCCAGACGGGCTCTTACGGCTTTCGGCGCCTGGCCGGATACGGAGGCGCAGCCATAGGGTCAGCCCAGTATTACCTGCAAGCCGGGCTTATCGACTGGCCGGGCTGGCGCGAGCACTCCGAGAGCCATCGCTGGCTTGTGCACACAGGCCTCATAGGGTATATCGGACGGGGATCTCGGCTTGGGGTGCACCTTTCGGGCACGCGCAACCGGTTCCGCATCCCAGGCCCCTTATCCTGGGAGGAATTTCACACAGAGCCTCAAAAGGCCTTCCCCGTCTACCTGCAGCGACAAGAGCGGCGAGATAACAAGCTTTTTCGCATAGGCTCCAGCTTAGAGCACCAAAGCGGCCCGCACCGAATTGAGGCCTCTGCTTTTGCGACTACGAAGGTCCTGCAGCGATCGGAGCGCAACACGTTTCGGGACTTCAACCGCTACTATCTGGGGGGGAGTTTGCTCTACCGGTTTGAACATGAACTCGGCTCCGCTCGTCGCAGCCGCTGGCAGCTTGGGGGAGACGCGGCCTACCAGGACGGGGCGATCCTATTTTACAGCCTGGTCAACGGCCAGCGCGGCACCCAGCTGCGCACCAACAAACGCGAGGGCGCGGGCAACTTCGGGCTGTTCGCGCAACACGAACTGGACCTGTTGCCCGGTGTGCAGCTCTCCTGGGGCGCCCGATACGATTGGATCCCCTACTACGGGGAGGATTTCCTCTCGGCCCGGCGCGATCGGCGCATATACCGGCAAATGAGCCCCAAATTCAGCTTGCTCTGGCGCTATGATCGGCTGGGCAGCATCTACGCGAACATGGGCGGGGGCCTAGAGGTGCCGGCCGGAAACGAGGTGGATCCCCCTCCGGAGCTCGCCAGCCAATACCTGCTTAACCCCAACCTTCGTCCGATGCGCTCAACAAGTTATGAAGTGGGCACCAGACAAGGCTTCCTGCCTCAATCGGGCTTGCTCCGCTGGGTTAGCTATGAGGCGACCGGATATTGGATCGAGGTGCGCGACGAGCTGGTTCCCTTCAACAACGGAGCCTTCTTTACGGGGACAGCCGCATCACGGCGGATCGGACTGGAACTGCAAGCTGCGCTCGAAGCCCATCTGGGCCTCCGCCTGGAGGGAAGCCTCACGCTGGGCCGCTACCGATATACGCGCTATGAGCTTGATCCCCGCTACGGCCGCTTTACAAACCTAGCGCCCGGAGACTACCGCGGCAACCGCATCGCGGGGGTGCCGGAGCGGTACTTTTTTGCCAAGGCCGAATACCGCCTTGGCCGGACTGTGCCCATAAGCGCCGGTCTGCTTTTGCGTGGTTTTGCTTCGTATTGGGCCGACGACGGCAACCGCTGGCGCGTACCCGGGACCGCGGTATGGGATGCCAGACTACGCCTGGGCCCTATGCGGGTGGGCCATCCCTGGATGGCTCTAGAGGGTTTCGTCGCGGTGACGAATCTGGCTAACACCCGATACGCAGCGAGCGTGTTCGTCAACCCCGACATCGTCAACGGACGACCCGTATACCTAGAGCCGGGCTTGCCTCGGCAATTCACCCTGGGTTTAAGCATGCGCCTAGAGCCGTAG